Part of the Candidatus Krumholzibacteriia bacterium genome, TACGGCGCCGCGCGCGGCGATCTGGTGGTCCACGACGGCGAGCTGGTGGCGCTGATCGCGAGCGCCGACCTCGCCGACCTCGAGGCCCACGGCGCGCTGCCGGCCCTGCGCTTCGACGGCTCCGCCTGGCGGCCGCTGATCGACGGTCGGGGAGTGGGAACACCGGTCACCGCGCTCGCCGTGGCCGAAGGACGCGTGTGGGCGGCACCCGAGGGACTCGGTCTGCTGCACGAGACCGACCGCGGAGCCGAACGCCGCACCACGTTCTCCATCGGAAGCGTGGGCCGTACGCCCACCGGCGTGTACGCAACCGGAACCATGCAGGTCATCTCCGATGTCCCGACCGCCGCCGTCATGCTGCGCGAGTACGATCTCGATGCCACCGGCGCGGTCACCGAGATCCGCGACGTGATCCAGTACAGCCAGGTCGGAGGCTACGGTGCGACCGTGCGCGCCGTGCCCTGGCAGGACTCCTACCTCCTCGCCGTCTCCATCGATCAGGGAACCGGAAGCCAACACTCGTACTTCGCCGCGCCGTGGACGATGGTGGTCAGCTTCGGCGGCCAGGAGCTCGAGGGCATCGATCCCTTCGACGGCACCGTCGACGCGCTCGCCGTGCACGACGGGCAGCCGTGGTACGCGACCGACAACCAGGTCTTCCGCATCGACGGCGACCTCGCCGGTCCGATCAGCGCGACGCTGGTCGGCACCTTCAACGCACCGGTGAAGGCCCTGACGTCGGACGGATCACGTCTGGTGGTCGGTGGGGCCTTCGACAGCGTCAACGCGATCACCGCGCACGGACTCGCGGCCTTCGAGAACGGTACGTGGACGGCGCTGCCGGCCATCGACGGCACGGTCGAGGCGCTGGCGTCGAGCGAGGGCTTCGTCGTGGTCGGTGGTCGGTTCACCGCGATCGGTGACGTGCCCACACGTCACGTGGCCGTCCTGCGCGGCCACGAGTTCGGGGCCTTCCCCGACGGACCGACGGGACCGGGCGCCCGCGTGACGGCCGTCGCCGTCGAGCCCGATCGCTTCGTCGTGGCCGGCGACTTCGTCCGCGTGGGCGATCTCTGCGCCGCCGGCCTCGCGCGCTGGGAGTCGCCGCTGTCGGCGGTGGGGATCGACGCGCCCCTCGACGACGAGCCGGCGACCGCGCTCTCGTTCCATCTGGCGAAGCCGGCACCGAATCCGTTCAACGCGCACACGAACATCGCCTTCGGCCTCGAGCGGGCCGGGACCGTGCAGCTGGTGATCGTCGACGCGGCCGGGCGGCGGGTGCGGACACTGCGGCACGGAGCGCTCTCCGCGGGTCGCCACGTCGCCACGTGGAACGGCCGCGACGAGCGCGGCCGGGCAGTGGCATCGGGGGTGTACCACGCGGCGCTGACCTTCGAGGGACGGCGGGTTCGCGAGGCGTTGGTGCTCGTGAAGTAGAGCGTCGGCGCCGGCGACGTGTTTCCGGCGACGGCGCCGACGCCCCCCTTCGGCGGGCTCACCGCCGGATCGCATACCCGAACACCAACGACAGGCGCGTTCCCTCCGGATTGTGTGCGAGCGCCACGTTGACCGGAAGGTTCACACCGCTGTACCGGAACGTGTACCCCGCCGCCGTGACCAGCGAGGTCTGCAGTTCCGGATCGCCGTCGCCCGCGATGGCGATCACGTTCGGGCCGATGCCGAACTCCCAGCCCGATCCCTCGCTCCATGTCCTCGTCGGCGAGGCGATCGGCGATCTCGCCGCCACCGATCACGTAGGTCACACCGAAGCGGGGGCCGGACAGGTCGTCCCGGTCGAACTCGACCGGAGCCTCGCGATCGGTCGGGGACACGTCGACCTGACGGCGCAGCTGCGCGGTGGCCAGCGACGACGTCGACAGGAACACGAGGACCACGAGCGCGGTGAACGAACGCATCATGACGAGAAACCTCCTGGAGACGACCCTTGGCCCGGGACCGTTGCGGGACGACCCTCGTCCGCGATGGATCCGGTCCCGGGGGAGATGGCGTCGTTCCTGCCATTCCAATCTTCGTACCGCGCCGCACCGAGGCGTCGACTTCGGCGCAAGTCGTATCCCGGCATGCGATTGGGTCGACGGGTCGACTCGTGATCGGGCGGACGGAACCGGGGGTGTCGTGACCGCATGGTCACAGGCCCGTGATCGTCAGTGGACAAGGACCCCATGAGGAGAGGATCCTCGTGGAGCCGCGTCGAGCGTTCCCAGGATCTGGTCATGGTCTCCGTACCGTCTCCTTCGATTCCCGTGCGAGTCCGACCGTCGTCGGGTCGGTCGGCGTGGCTGCACCGCGCCGTCGTCGTGGTGGTCGCGTTCCTGTGCTGGATGGGGGGACAGGCCCAGACGCGCGTGGCGGCCCTGCCGGACGACGTGGCCGTCGATGCCCTGTCCTATCCGGTACGGTGGACGGACCGCACGATCGAAGCACCGGACGCGCTCGAGGCGCGCGTCGCGAGCCGCCCGGTCGGCAGCTCCGTGGAACTGGTCGACGCCGAGGGCCGCACGGTGCGCATCGATTCCACCGAACGGCTCTACTCTCCGTGGCACATCTGGATCACGCGGGTGAACGGTCTGTTCTTCCTGGGCGTGAGCCTGATCGTCTTCGCGTCGCGCGTGCACGTGGTGCCGGGGCGCGACCTCTTCTGGGCGTGTCTTCTCTACGGGCTCGCCGTGATGATCGGGGGCATCCACATGCCTCCGTCGGTCGCTCGTGCCGAGGCCGTGCTGCCGATCCTCCGGATCGTTTCGCTGGTAGCCCTACCGATCCTTCTGCTGCACGTCGGACTGACCTTTCCGCGTCGCGCGCGTCTCTTCGATCGGGCGCCGTGGTTCTTCCCGTCGGTGGTCGGGGTCGGTGCCCTGATCGCGGTGGCGCAGACGGTCGCGTGGTTCCTGTGGTTCCATCCCGACGTGTCGGTACCGTGGGCGGCGGTGGAGCCGACGCAGAAGGCCGCGGGCGTGTTCCTCGCCGCCGTGTTCGGGGGCGGCTGCCTCGCGCTGGTACGAGGCTCGCGGTCGACGCGCAACGAACGTGAGCGCGAGCAGGTGAAGTGGGTGCTCGTGGGCATCGCGATGGGCGCGTTTCCGTACGTGTTCCTGCACACGCTGCCCGAGACCCTCGACCTTCCACACGTGCTGCCGGCCGCCGCGGCTCGTCTGTTCTCTGTGGTGATCCCCGTCGCGTTCAGCTTCGCGGTGATCCGTCATCGGTTCCTCGACGTCGACATCATCATCCGGCGCAGTCTTCTGTACCTCGTGCTCGCCAGCCTGATGGTCGGCGTGTATTCGCTGCTGGGGATCTTCGCGGGCAACCGCGTGGTCGAGCGCTGGCCACAGACGGCGCCCTTCGTTCCCATCGTGGCCACGCTGGTTTCGGCGTTGCTGTTCAATCCCACGCGCCGAGCCATCGGGCGCGGGATCGACCGGGTGTTCTTCCAGATCCGGCTCGAGGCGTCGAAGGCCCTCGAACGCTTCCGCGGCGAACTGCGCACCTGCACCGACCAGCAGAGGATCGCGTCGCGCATGGCGATCTTCCTCGCACGCGAACTCGGGCCACGGCGTTTCGTCGTGATGCTGCGGCACGACGCGCGCACCTTCCACGAAGGCGAACCCGTGCCGATCGGCGCCCCGCCGCCGGTGGGAGCCGACACCCGGCCGGTGATCGCGCGCGTGGGCTCGACCGCACGCGTCGCCGTCGAGACCGACGCGTTCCCCGCCGTGTGGTCGGACGCCGGCTACGTTCTCGCGCACCGCGTCGAGACCCAGGGCGAGGAACTCGGCTACGTCGCCCTCGGCGAGACCCAGAGCGACCGGCGCTACCTGGCCGAGGAACTCGACCTGCTCCGCGACGCCTGCCGCGAAGTCGCCATCCACCTCGAACGGGTGAACCTGCAGCAGGAGATCGTCGACGAGATCGTGGCCCGGCGGCGCACCGAGGAGATGAGCCGCTTCCGCACCGACTTCTTCGCGCAGTTCGCCCACGACCTGCGCAGTCCGCTCACGTCGATCAGCTGGAGCGCGCGCAATCTGCTCGACGGTGTCGTCGGTCCGCTGACACGACCGCAGACCGAGTACCTGGACGGCATCGAGGGATCGGCGCGCCAGCTCGTGCGTCTGGTGAACAATCTGCTCGAGGTCACGCGTCTCGAATCGGGCGAGCCCGACATCGAGCTGGTGCCGCTGACGCTGCGCGACGTCGTCGACGAATCGGTCGCCAAGCTGCGCGTGACCGCTGCCGCGAAGCAGGTCGAGATCGCCGTCGCCGATGGCAGCGAGCCCACGGTGTTGGGCCATCCGGAGAAGCTCGTGGAGGTGGTGGACAACCTCCTCGAGAACGCGATCCGTTACTCGCCGCCCGACTCGACGATCGACGTCCGCCTGGCTCCGAACGAGGACCATGTCGAACTCGAGATCGGCGACCGCGGACCCGGTCTGGAACCCGACGACATCGAGGGGATCTTCGATCCCTACCGGCAGGGAACACCCAGCCCCTACAGTAACCAGCACGGCTTCGGGCTCGGCCTGTTCGTCGTCCGCAGCTGGGTGGAACGCATGGACGGAACGGCCGAGGCCGGCAACCGTGACGGCGGCGGGGCCGTCTTCCGGATCCGCCTGCCCGAGGCGTCTTCGACGACCGAGGAGGAAACCGCGTGACCCTGGAAGCCCGTGTCCTGGTGGTGGACGACGATCCGATGCTGCGGCGGCTCATGAACGACCGCATGCGCTACTGGGGCTGCGAGGTCGAGGACGCCGAGACCGGCGAGCAGGCCCTCGACGTCCTGTCGCGCCGTTCCTACGACATCGTCCTGCTCGACCTGAAGCTGCCCGGCGCCAGCGGGTTCGAGGTCCTGCGCACGATGCGCGAGCGCGGCGACACCACCGAGGTCGTCGTGCTCACCGCGCACGGCAGCGTGGAGGCCGCCGTCGAGGCGATCCGCGGGGGAGCGGCGGACTTCCTGCTCAAGCCCGCCGAGTTCGACCTCGTGCGCAACACGCTGCAGCGCGTCCTCGACGCGCAACGACTGCACCGCGCGCACGGTGCCCTGCAGGAGCAGCACGCCCTGAACGCGCCCTTCGTCGTCGGTGCGTCGGAATCGATGCGCGCGCTCGTCGATCAGGCCGGCCGCGCGGCGCGTAGCAACGCGACCGTCCTGCTGCGCGGCGAGAGCGGCACCGGCAAGGGCGTCATCGCCGAGCACGTCCACAACCAGAGCGAGCGCACCGACGGCCCCTTCGTCTACGTCAACTGCGTGGCCCTGAGCGACGACCTGATCGAGAGCACGCTCTTCGGCCACGAGAAGGGCGCGTTCACCGGTGCCGTGGCGCGCAAGGAAGGACGCTTCGAGGTCGCCGACCGCGGCACCGCCTTCCTCGACGAGATCGGCGACATCTCCCCGCGCCTGCAGACCAAGCTGCTGCACTTCCTCGAGTCCGGCGAGTTCGAGCGCGTGGGCGGGACCAAGACGCTTCGCGTGGACACGCGCATCGTCGCGGCGACCAACCGGGACCTCGAGGCGGCGGTACGCGACGGGGAGTTCCGAGAGGACCTCCTGTACCGGCTCAACGTGATCAGCCTGCGCGTGCCGTCGCTGCGCGAACGGCCCGACGACGTCGAGGCCCTCGCGAACTCCTTCCTGGCGCGCTTCGCCTCGGAGACCAAACGCCCCGGACTGCGCTTCGCCGACGAAACCCTCGCGATCCTCCGCGCCTACGACTGGCCCGGCAACGTGCGTCAGCTCAAGAACGCCGTCGAGCGGATGGTGGTGATGGCGCCGGGCGACGAACTCACCCCCGAGATCCTGCCCGACGAGATCCTGCGCGGCGACGACCCGGCCGGCGATCCCGGCTTCGACCCCGACGGCATCCTTCCCCTGCGCGACGCCGAGCGCGAGTTCCGGGCGCGGCACCTGCGGCGTGCGCTCGCCGCGACGGGAGGGAACCAGACCCGGGCGGCCGAGATCCTGGGGATCCAACGGAGTTCGTTGAATCGTCAGATGAAGGAGCTGGGGCTGCGGGGAGAGGAAGGGGACGCGTGATCCCGACCGCGCTTTCGCCGCGAAGGCAGTGAACCTAGGAGGGGCGGCGAGTCCACGCACTCCACTTCCGTCTCACCTCCGCGCCGACGCACCTGCCTCGCCGACCACCGCCATCGCCAACGGCCGGAAGTTCCGGTGGATCCGCAGGTCCTTGCGACCGGTCACCTCGAACACCGTGAAGTCGAAGGTGTAGGTGTGCCCGGCCGTCATCTGCACGCGGTCCTCGGGCGTGGGGTACTGCTGGTCGCCGTTGGCGTCCACGGCGTTCCAGCCGTCGCCCACCTCGAAGGCTCCGTTCCGGTTGACGTCGTCCCAGATCTCGATCCAGTACGCCCCGTCGGTGTCGATCTGTCGCTGGTACTGCCCAGTGGCCTCGTCCACGTCGATCGCGAAGGCCAGGAAGGGCTGCCCCTGGTTCGTGTCGAACAACAGGACCTGACAGTCGGTCAGGCCGCGGCCGTCGTTCCAGGCCGCCGTGCCCTGCACGGTGAAGCCGGCGCCGCCCTCGGGCACGAGCTGGGCATCGATGGTCGTCGTCTGTCCGGCCCGCACCGGCACCGTCTGCTGCCAGGCCTGGAAGCCGGCCAGGGTCAGCCGCACCTGATAGCCGCCCTCGGGCCCCTGGAAGGTGGCGGGCGTGACCTCGCCGGTGTCCTCGCCGTCGATGGCGATCGCCGCGCCGGCGGGCGTGGAGTTCACCTCGAGCGTCCCACTGACCAGCTCCTGGATCCCCTCGATGAACGACCGCACGAAGCTGTCCCAGTTGTTGTCGGCGAAGTCGATCTGCGAGTACGCGGGCTGCCACTGCTGCTGCTGGTAGGGCATGTAGATGTTCATGCCGCCGCGCGTGATCCCGACGGCATTGGTGGTGGTGAAGACGACCATCTCGTTGATGGTGTCGAGCACCTGGTGCGCGACGGTTTCCACGTACGAACCGCTCTGCGACAGGTTGGGTTCGTTCAGGATGTTGGTGACGAGCTCGCGCAGGTCCACGCAGGCAGGATCGTCGTAGTTCGTCACGTGGGTGTTCTGCCAGGCGTGGAGGACCTCGGCCCACAGAGGATCCTGGGGATCGATCGGCAGCGCGTCGCCCAGGTCGCCGACCCGTGAGGTCAGGGAGGTGGCCCGGGACAGGTCGAGGACCGACATGTGGCACACCTTGTCCTGGGCGTTGGCGCGGGCCTTCACGTCCTGGGCGATGCGCACGCCGAGCTGCGCCGGCGCGATGTCCGGGTTGTCGCGCAGATGGGCCAGCCAGGCGTCGGAGTTGAGGATGCTCTCCATGGGCATGGAGAACTGGCAGGCGACCATGTAGTCGGCCACGTCACGCAGACCGTAGGCCGCCTCGCTCGAGGCCATGAGGCAGGCGTGGAACAGCAGGACGTCGAAGCTTCCGTCGAAGGACTTGCCCACGTCGACCGCTTCGATCGCGTCCGCCATTTCGCGGATGGTCATCGGTTCGCCTCCGGCGGGGTCGTCGGTGCAGGCACCGGCCCAACCTCCGCCGTGATTGTCGATGATCAGAAGGGTGCGGTCGGCCGGATAGTCCCGCAGGCCGAGCTCGAGGAAGTCGGTCAGGGTCTGCGGGTCCGACATGTCCTTCTGGCCCCACGAGGCCAGACGTTCGGAGCTGATCTGGTCGCCCACCTCGTCGGGGTGGTGTCCGACGTGGTAGACGTTCGCGTCGCCACCGTTCTTCAGCGACGAGATCACGGCGACGATCTCCACTTCGTCGCTCGAGCCGATCAGCTCCATCTCCTGCAGGTCCTCGACCACGAACGAGTTGATGTTCTCGCTGTAGTCGAGGTTGTTGTTGCCGGCCATGTAGGCCAGCACCGTCCAGTTCGTGGGCGTCTCTTCCGTCGGACCGGTGCCGCCGTCGTCGTCGCCGCCACAGCTCGTCACGAAGGCGACGGCCGCGACCAGGACGAGAGCCAGACACGAGGACGCGAAGAACCCGGCCGCGCGCATCGCCCGCCGGCGATGCTCGGTGCGCACACGTCGCATGGTGGTGTCCCCTGGCGATCCGGGGCTCACGGCGTCCGTGCCGGCGCGCCGGGTGGGTCGTCACGCGCGACGACGGGCTGGGGCGGGGCGTGGACGACGGTGCGAAGCGATGGGGTCCGAGCTGGGATTCACGCCGGTCCCGGTCCGGCCGCACGTGGCATGGGCCGGAATCTCCGTCTTCCAGGAATGGTGCGGGAAGCGTAGGTGGCGGCGGGAGCGGGGGTCAAGTGAGGCAAGTGCACGATGGGGTGCGGCAGGCGCCTGCGTGGACTGCATGGGTTCGTCGCTGGGATGGCGGTGATTCGTTGCCGCGCGGATGGCCCGAACGTGCGTTCGGCCGCCCGCCGGTGGTGTGCGATCGAGGATCGCCTTGGCCTGCTCGAAGGAATCGCAGGTGCCGGCGGTGAGGCGGAAGGAGAGGGAGACGGGGTCTTCGGGTTCCGGACCGGAGCCCAGTTCCGCGGCGGAACATCCCCAGGTGTCACCCCGTGATCACGACGCGCCGCGCCAGCGCACCGCGTTCATTCCCTGGATGCCGCGCTCGTTCCCTGCAACCCGCGTTCATTCCCCAGAACCCGCGCTCGTTCCCGGCGCGACAACCGCCCCCCGCAACGATTCTTCTCCACGCTTGTCCGCCCCCGAACCGAACCCTAGACTCCGCCGAAGTCATCAGGTCCACGACCCCGCAAGGCCCACCATCTCCCCGGAGCCCACCCGTGACCGCTTCCCCCGCACCGCCGACCGGACCCGACCGCTGGATCCCGGCGATCCTCGCCCTCGCGTTGCTCGCCGCCATGGCCGTCGCCGCGGCCGCGGGGGGGCTGGCCGGACACACGCCGCTGCTGTGGTTCGTCCTGCTCACGCTGGTGTGCGTGCGGCAGCGGCGCGCGGGGTGGGTGGTCACGATGTACCTGCCGGCGCTCATCCTCTTCCTGCTGTGGTTCGCCGGCGCGGCGCAGTCGGTCACGGTGCCCTTCGCGCTCGGGCTGCTGATCGCCTACCTGCTCGATCCGGTCGTCGACCGCATGGAAACGCGTCTGAGCCGGTCGGCGGCGATCGGGGTGCTGTCGGTGCCGGTGCTCGCGTTGATCGTCCTGCTCGCCGTGGTCCTGATCCCGGCGCTGGTCGCTGAGGGCGGGCAGCTGATCTCACGCCTGCCGGAGCTGCAGGGACCGCTGGAGCGGCTGGGGGTGTGGGCGCAGGCGCAGGCGGCGCGTCTGGGCTACGACGTGCAGCCGGCCTCGATCGCCGACTGGATCCTGCCGCGGATCGAAGGGATCGGTCGCAACCTGCTGGGGGCCGGTGCCGGGGTGTGGAAGGGCGTGCAGGGCGTGATCGCCTTCGTCAGCTTCCTGGTGATCACGCCGGTGGTGGCCACGTACATGCTCCGCGACATCGACCGGATCCGCGAGGGGCTGCTCGAGGCGATCCCGCCGGCCTCGCGCGACGGGGTCGACGGCTTCCTGCAGCAGGTCGACCGGGCGATCAGCGGCTACTTCCGCGGGCAGCTCCTGGTGGGATTGGTGAGCGGGGTGATCTTCGCGGTGGGGCTCACGGTCCTGGGCATGGACTACGCCCTGCTGGTGGGGATCAGCGCGGTGGTGCTGAACCTGGTTCCGTACATCGGGGCGGCGGTGACGGCGGTCCTGGCGGTCTCGGTGGGGCTGCTGAGCGATCCCTCGTGGACCTCGCTGGTGAAAGTCGGCGGGCTGTACCTGGTGGCCTCGACGGTCGAGAACGTGGTGTCGCCGCGGATCATGGGTCATTCCTTG contains:
- a CDS encoding FlgD immunoglobulin-like domain containing protein; the protein is MTRALVALFLVLVSTGAHAAWQPGYEAPRFRGGQAYCAIPYQGRLVVGGDFELAGCAISSGVAFVEDGAFSTVPTTINADVRPVGPSYRPRGVFALAEFEGDLVAGGSFELGYSATDNIARWDGQRWRAFETSRGRIWLVGGAVRHLAVVDGTLYAGGDFTGDNQGTSLPGLARWTDDGWVAMPVPPGGSRRAIAAIDGELYGGLARWTGDAWEALTTWTGTPTVTAIDRVDGGIAYGGYFDTIDGQEIPGAALRRDDGRFVALGGDLEISYPYPPLGNETVSTAPWAFASYAGRTYTIVPQGGPVSYIDRPTYVLSVLEDGEWVEPEGVRTPDLYGAARGDLVVHDGELVALIASADLADLEAHGALPALRFDGSAWRPLIDGRGVGTPVTALAVAEGRVWAAPEGLGLLHETDRGAERRTTFSIGSVGRTPTGVYATGTMQVISDVPTAAVMLREYDLDATGAVTEIRDVIQYSQVGGYGATVRAVPWQDSYLLAVSIDQGTGSQHSYFAAPWTMVVSFGGQELEGIDPFDGTVDALAVHDGQPWYATDNQVFRIDGDLAGPISATLVGTFNAPVKALTSDGSRLVVGGAFDSVNAITAHGLAAFENGTWTALPAIDGTVEALASSEGFVVVGGRFTAIGDVPTRHVAVLRGHEFGAFPDGPTGPGARVTAVAVEPDRFVVAGDFVRVGDLCAAGLARWESPLSAVGIDAPLDDEPATALSFHLAKPAPNPFNAHTNIAFGLERAGTVQLVIVDAAGRRVRTLRHGALSAGRHVATWNGRDERGRAVASGVYHAALTFEGRRVREALVLVK
- a CDS encoding ATP-binding protein encodes the protein MRRGSSWSRVERSQDLVMVSVPSPSIPVRVRPSSGRSAWLHRAVVVVVAFLCWMGGQAQTRVAALPDDVAVDALSYPVRWTDRTIEAPDALEARVASRPVGSSVELVDAEGRTVRIDSTERLYSPWHIWITRVNGLFFLGVSLIVFASRVHVVPGRDLFWACLLYGLAVMIGGIHMPPSVARAEAVLPILRIVSLVALPILLLHVGLTFPRRARLFDRAPWFFPSVVGVGALIAVAQTVAWFLWFHPDVSVPWAAVEPTQKAAGVFLAAVFGGGCLALVRGSRSTRNEREREQVKWVLVGIAMGAFPYVFLHTLPETLDLPHVLPAAAARLFSVVIPVAFSFAVIRHRFLDVDIIIRRSLLYLVLASLMVGVYSLLGIFAGNRVVERWPQTAPFVPIVATLVSALLFNPTRRAIGRGIDRVFFQIRLEASKALERFRGELRTCTDQQRIASRMAIFLARELGPRRFVVMLRHDARTFHEGEPVPIGAPPPVGADTRPVIARVGSTARVAVETDAFPAVWSDAGYVLAHRVETQGEELGYVALGETQSDRRYLAEELDLLRDACREVAIHLERVNLQQEIVDEIVARRRTEEMSRFRTDFFAQFAHDLRSPLTSISWSARNLLDGVVGPLTRPQTEYLDGIEGSARQLVRLVNNLLEVTRLESGEPDIELVPLTLRDVVDESVAKLRVTAAAKQVEIAVADGSEPTVLGHPEKLVEVVDNLLENAIRYSPPDSTIDVRLAPNEDHVELEIGDRGPGLEPDDIEGIFDPYRQGTPSPYSNQHGFGLGLFVVRSWVERMDGTAEAGNRDGGGAVFRIRLPEASSTTEEETA
- a CDS encoding sigma-54 dependent transcriptional regulator, with amino-acid sequence MTLEARVLVVDDDPMLRRLMNDRMRYWGCEVEDAETGEQALDVLSRRSYDIVLLDLKLPGASGFEVLRTMRERGDTTEVVVLTAHGSVEAAVEAIRGGAADFLLKPAEFDLVRNTLQRVLDAQRLHRAHGALQEQHALNAPFVVGASESMRALVDQAGRAARSNATVLLRGESGTGKGVIAEHVHNQSERTDGPFVYVNCVALSDDLIESTLFGHEKGAFTGAVARKEGRFEVADRGTAFLDEIGDISPRLQTKLLHFLESGEFERVGGTKTLRVDTRIVAATNRDLEAAVRDGEFREDLLYRLNVISLRVPSLRERPDDVEALANSFLARFASETKRPGLRFADETLAILRAYDWPGNVRQLKNAVERMVVMAPGDELTPEILPDEILRGDDPAGDPGFDPDGILPLRDAEREFRARHLRRALAATGGNQTRAAEILGIQRSSLNRQMKELGLRGEEGDA
- a CDS encoding clostripain-related cysteine peptidase, which translates into the protein MRRVRTEHRRRAMRAAGFFASSCLALVLVAAVAFVTSCGGDDDGGTGPTEETPTNWTVLAYMAGNNNLDYSENINSFVVEDLQEMELIGSSDEVEIVAVISSLKNGGDANVYHVGHHPDEVGDQISSERLASWGQKDMSDPQTLTDFLELGLRDYPADRTLLIIDNHGGGWAGACTDDPAGGEPMTIREMADAIEAVDVGKSFDGSFDVLLFHACLMASSEAAYGLRDVADYMVACQFSMPMESILNSDAWLAHLRDNPDIAPAQLGVRIAQDVKARANAQDKVCHMSVLDLSRATSLTSRVGDLGDALPIDPQDPLWAEVLHAWQNTHVTNYDDPACVDLRELVTNILNEPNLSQSGSYVETVAHQVLDTINEMVVFTTTNAVGITRGGMNIYMPYQQQQWQPAYSQIDFADNNWDSFVRSFIEGIQELVSGTLEVNSTPAGAAIAIDGEDTGEVTPATFQGPEGGYQVRLTLAGFQAWQQTVPVRAGQTTTIDAQLVPEGGAGFTVQGTAAWNDGRGLTDCQVLLFDTNQGQPFLAFAIDVDEATGQYQRQIDTDGAYWIEIWDDVNRNGAFEVGDGWNAVDANGDQQYPTPEDRVQMTAGHTYTFDFTVFEVTGRKDLRIHRNFRPLAMAVVGEAGASARR
- a CDS encoding AI-2E family transporter codes for the protein MTASPAPPTGPDRWIPAILALALLAAMAVAAAAGGLAGHTPLLWFVLLTLVCVRQRRAGWVVTMYLPALILFLLWFAGAAQSVTVPFALGLLIAYLLDPVVDRMETRLSRSAAIGVLSVPVLALIVLLAVVLIPALVAEGGQLISRLPELQGPLERLGVWAQAQAARLGYDVQPASIADWILPRIEGIGRNLLGAGAGVWKGVQGVIAFVSFLVITPVVATYMLRDIDRIREGLLEAIPPASRDGVDGFLQQVDRAISGYFRGQLLVGLVSGVIFAVGLTVLGMDYALLVGISAVVLNLVPYIGAAVTAVLAVSVGLLSDPSWTSLVKVGGLYLVASTVENVVSPRIMGHSLSLHPVVVMLSLLIAGQFLGLVGLLVAVPAAAVIKESLKVWAPQLMELLPLPRDGATSESES